Genomic segment of Esox lucius isolate fEsoLuc1 chromosome 15, fEsoLuc1.pri, whole genome shotgun sequence:
ATTTAGTCTTCAATAAAGCTTTATAGCTTATCCTTGCTTTCAACTCAGCTTATTCCATACATAACTTGGCTCTTGAGTGCACAATTTCTACAGGAATAGCATTTTAGAGCTGTGTACCTACATTATCATGGGGtgacttagaaatgtccttgtttttgaaagaaaagcaagttttttttgtccattaaaataacataaaattgatcagaaatactgtgtagacatttaatgttgtaaatgactattgtagctggaaacagctgatttctaaTGGATTATCACTTTaaaactgatcattagaaaactgcTTTGCAACttttagcacagctgaaaacggtTAAACTGGCCCTTCTTTGACTAGCGGAGTATCTGGTGCGTCAGTAATTGTGGGTTTGTTTACAGTCTCAAAATGGATAGAAACCATGAACTTTCTTTAGAAACTTGTcaatctattcttgttctgaaaatGTACGGCTATTCTGTgcgagaaattgcaaagaaactgaagatcttgtgcaacgctgtgtactactaccttcacagaacagtgcaaactggtcctaaccagaaaagaaagagtAGTGGGAGGCctcagtgcacaactgagcaagaggacaaatacattagagtctaCTTTGAGAAACATGCTCACAGGTCcccaactggcagcttcattaaatggtacctgcaaaacacctcAACGTCTCCAAATcagcagtgaagaggcgactccgtgATGATGGCTTTTTAGCCAGAGTTGtgaagaaaaagccatatctcagactggtcaataaataaaaaagattagggaagaagcagtcagctggtattctatCTATAATGGTGTGGCcggcacagtcaccggatctcagccctattgagctgttgagGGGGCAGCTTGAccggtacataagaagtgcctatcaggccaatccaacttgtaggAAGTTCTTCAGGAatcatggggtgaaatctcttcagattaccttaaCAAACCtcttattcaaactaatttcatctATGTTTCCATGGAAAACGAGGACATTTGTATGTGACTCCAAACTTTttaacggtagtgtatatatatctTAATAGTGACGTATCAGATGTTCTCTCAGAAATTATATTCTCCTTGCGACTTAAATATGAGCGTTTCTGAATTTCACATGTACAAATGGACCATCCCTCTTTCCTGGTTATGAGAACCACAATATTAGTGATTTTCAATGATCTGAAGCAGGGACATTTTTTCGTTCATGAGACAGTTCCGAGGTTAATTTTTCCTTTAATGACTGTTATTCTTTGCAGAATCTATTCAATTCATAATGTCTGGTTACTAGAGAGATGAGCAGCACTCTTTGTTGGAGTGATATTgctctgctgcagtgtttttGGCCTCCTTACTACTGTTCATTTGAAATCATTTGGAGACTTGCCATTGGCTGCCGTGCTCCATACCTCCATTTTTCATTGGCTTGTGGCCCTGAGCACAAGATTCAATCAGCTGACTGGAAACTATGTAGGTCAATGTGTAGCAATGAGAGATGGAATTTGTAGAagtgagagggagatgggggagggaggtagagagaggggggtgtCTGTGGcggagaaggacagagagaagaggggggagaAATAAGAGGTGTGTAGGAGAGGCAGAGCTGTGCTGGTGTTTTACACTGGATCTGGCATTGCTTTGTGCAGACTGGCATAGCTCCAGTgtcatactgtctgtctgtttgtcagtcGGTTCACAACGTGGCTTCGCTCAAAGGCAGCAGCACTGCGGCTGTGGGATGACAGGGTGGGGGAAGGGAGCACTACATCGGGTGCTTTGACTCCGTTATTTTACAGAAAGCACTGCATCGGGAGATCACGTTTGACTTGCAGTATCATTACGTCCATCTTTTCCCTCTTGCAAAATGCATGTGGCCTTTCAAGTAAATGTGTCCGATTTTCCTGTTTGTACATACTGATACATACAGGTGTTGATTGCTTTCCTTATTAGGGATGTTGCATTGGATCTATTTTGTGCTTTGTGAAAAGGTTGATTTTTGCCATTTTACATTGTTTAGCTGCAAATCCGTGCAATCTGCAGAATTAATTGAAGGTCTTTTTCACAGGCCTCTGGTAGTGGTTAATCTTTTTCCATTTCAGTCTAGTCAATGTTGAACCTCCTTCATGTTTTCACACTGGGTAGCCATCAAGCTTGATGATTTAGTTTCGAGATCACCCATTGTTGTAAATCCTGTCTTAGAGGTTTTGAACATGCctgtaatttctttttttgacaaaagagagagaagctgAAGAATCTACACACTGCACAATACACTTCAAGCCAGGGTTTTGAAGGGGTTTCCACCTATAAGCTGTGATTTGTCATGTGCTGAGAGGGTTGTGGCTATTCCTACTCTTCACCAGAGGGCTTGTGTTCAACTTGTTAGCCAGGCAACAAAGGTATTACTTTAAATGAATAGTGAATGTGAAGTTCCACCAACAAGGAAAGCCTTCAAATGCAGTCTGAGAGGGTTATAGAATCTCAGCCACAAGGGGTGAACTCCCTTTTGATTTCATAGTCCCAGCTGAGCACTAAAGAGCACCCAGAGGCCTTGTTTTGTTATATGCACTGAAACAATCTAACACAAATGTTTGTTCCTAATGACTGGTCTGAATTGGGCTTCATGGGAtcacaaacataaaatacaaaatgggccttcattgttgtttttggggttgtagaggagaaaacaaataaagaaatacatttagttGTAATTAGGTACAGTGTTATAAGATAATCAGCAAACTATATTTATGACCCCAGGGGTTGCCTGTGTGCAAAACAAAGAATAAATGAATCTTGACAGCCAAGTGAACTAAAAGAATGGCTGATGAGTCATGTGCATTAAGAGAAGCATGTTTCacttctgactgactgggtgatGAAAATGTTGCATTGGATGGTTTAATCTTGTAATATACTTGGAGTAGACAATGGCTTTTCGGGAAGTTTGAAACCATTGAACCACAGAAACACATTGCCTTGACAGAGCAGCCCGTTGACCCATAGCGTAGCGTGGAACAATTTGGTCCTCGTCgcagaataacattttatatgtgcatatattatacaaaatgttttaggaTATAAACCGCTGTTGCTAGGCAAAATGGTTGAGTACCTAAGATGGATTTGTAGAACACTACCCAAAGCCGATTCACATGCAGGGTGTTTAtaaagtgtgtgcgtgcgttctATATATATTTCACTCTACAGTAGGCCACATCTATAACTAGATTGAACGtatgaaaaaattatatgtTCAAACATCCGCAGGGTCCACATTGTTCTGAAGTTAGCGATCTGGATTTTACTCATTGGATAGGATGGAATAAATAGAAATCTAAGGAATAAAAAGGGAGTCCCTATTTAAGTGTTATTTTTAGTTTTCAGTTTAAATTATATCCATGCATTTAATCATATCTGGTAGGTGACATGCAGATAACTTTTGTCCTGGTGCTGCAGAGCCCGGAGATTACTTAATGCGgttcctcccctccccttccttTGCCTCACTCTGCGGCAGTACTCTGTGTTGCCTGAACGCACAGacagaatccagctctttaatTTAGAAGCTACACGGTTGAGAATATCTCCAGGGAAATCTGTTAGACCTTTTACAGCAGTAGACAGAAAATAGGTCACTGCTCTGTATCTtccaaaaaatacaaacacaaattgTATAACTGCAGTGTTTTATTCATTGTGTACATTCTTCTGGTCTCCTTCATTGTGCTTTTCTGCATCTCGCCCAGTTACTACATGTGATGAATACAGGTCTTTGTACAGAGGTTAGGATACTTCAAAAAATAAACCTCCATATTAAGTCCATTTAATTGGACTTAATATCCATGTATATTGTTTTTCCTAAATCGGTGTTGAAATCATAATTACACTACAACAATATTGTATTAGAAGTGTTATACAAAACTGAATTAAACCTAATGAGCCCTTTTCTCTTCATCTCCAGAATTCCATCCGACACAATCTGTCCCTCCACAGTCGTTTCATGCGTGTTCAGAATGAAGGGACCGGTAAGAGTTCCTGGTGGATGGTCAATCCTGAGGGCGGCAAAGGTGGTAAAGCTCCAAGACGAAGGGCCGTTTCCATGGACAACAGCAACAAGCTGATCAAAGGTGCTCGCGGACGTGCTGCCAAAAAAAAGGCAGCTCTGGGGCTACAGACTGTACAAGATGGCAGCTCTGAGAGTTTATCCCTATCCTCTAGCTTGTCCAAGTGGACAGGAAGTCCCACGTCCCGTAGCAGCGACGAATTGGACGCCTGGACGGACTTCAGATCTCGCACCAACTCCAACGCCAGCACGGTCAGCGGGCGCCTCTCCCCTATCCTTGCCAACGAGCTGGATGAGGCTCTGGATGACCAgtccatctctcccctctcccccatgCTCTACTCCAGCCCCAGCAGTTTGTCCCCCTCCACGGCCCCCTTGGGTCTGGCAGACCTAGCTCTCACCATAAACCTCAACGATGGGCTCCCTGACGACTTGATGGGCGACCTTCTGGATGACATCAGTTTGACAGCGTCCCAGCAACCCTCTGGGCAGGACGCAGACAGCGGAGGAGCCAGTCAGACGGGGAACTCAGTGTTCACCTTCAGCTGCTCAGGAAGCAACAGTAGTCTGGGCGTCCCGTCCTCCGGCAGCTATGGCCCTCTGAGCGCCATCTTTCAGCTCAGCCCCCCGTCCTCGTCGGTGACCTCCCTACGCCAGTCTCCCATGCAGACCATCCAGGAGAACCATCCCGCCTCCTTCTCTTGCCTGTCCTCCCGTttcaaccaccaccaccacaccctGCAGGACCTACTGAGCCCGGAGACCCACAGCGGCCATGTCAGCGACGTCATGCTCACCCACTCCGACCCACTGATGTCTCAAGCCAgcgcctctgtctctctgtcccagaATTCCCGGAGGAACGCCACGCTGCTCCACAAAGACCCGATTGTGTCAACCAGCCGGGAGGGCGCCGCTGGTCCAGATTCCCAGACTTCCTCCGCACCTGGTTGGCAGGCCCAGGCTAGCTTGTCAACTCCTAACAGGGAAGTCTTGTGCTCGAGTAAAGACTTGGACCAGCAGGCCAAGCAGCTTCTCCAGCACCTACCGTCTCCTGGTGGAAACTCCTCTATGCAGCTCGGCGGCTCTGCTGCCCACAACAGCACTTCTGCCCAGCACTTGGGCACGTTGCAGTTGGCCGCTCAGGACCGCTTTCCTGTCCCTCCCATTCCTGCCGAGCTGGATTTGGACATGTTCAATGGCAGCCTGGACTGTGACATGGAGACCATCATAAGTAATGAGCTGATGGACGCCGACTGTCTCGACTTCAGCTTTGACTCCTCTTCTCTGCTCTCTGCTGCTCAGAACGCTAATAAGATGAGTACAGCGGGGGTGTTCTCCAGCTCCAAACCAACATCCTCTTCCCGAAGCTGGGTTCCAAGCTAGCTGGGTTCAGCCCAGTACCCATTCTCTGAACATTCTCTGTTGCGGT
This window contains:
- the foxo3a gene encoding forkhead box protein O3a isoform X1 codes for the protein MQHLYTEYKLQFKERNMAEVSKNEPFSLDIDIDPDFEPQKRPRSCTWPLPRPESNAGKPESNDDIIPEEEDEDDDVTAPSSSSSTTVNKVNGGIAIPQIPSKHQNLTTTKDEELTLTSNEGNDVVGSPLSTHTHTVSALNGLVSQPRKSSARRNAWGNYSYADLITQAIESSPDQRLTLSQIYEWMVRSVPYFKDKGDSNSSAGWKNSIRHNLSLHSRFMRVQNEGTGKSSWWMVNPEGGKGGKAPRRRAVSMDNSNKLIKGARGRAAKKKAALGLQTVQDGSSESLSLSSSLSKWTGSPTSRSSDELDAWTDFRSRTNSNASTVSGRLSPILANELDEALDDQSISPLSPMLYSSPSSLSPSTAPLGLADLALTINLNDGLPDDLMGDLLDDISLTASQQPSGQDADSGGASQTGNSVFTFSCSGSNSSLGVPSSGSYGPLSAIFQLSPPSSSVTSLRQSPMQTIQENHPASFSCLSSRFNHHHHTLQDLLSPETHSGHVSDVMLTHSDPLMSQASASVSLSQNSRRNATLLHKDPIVSTSREGAAGPDSQTSSAPGWQAQASLSTPNREVLCSSKDLDQQAKQLLQHLPSPGGNSSMQLGGSAAHNSTSAQHLGTLQLAAQDRFPVPPIPAELDLDMFNGSLDCDMETIISNELMDADCLDFSFDSSSLLSAAQNANKMSTAGVFSSSKPTSSSRSWVPS
- the foxo3a gene encoding forkhead box protein O3a isoform X2, giving the protein MQHYPDFEPQKRPRSCTWPLPRPESNAGKPESNDDIIPEEEDEDDDVTAPSSSSSTTVNKVNGGIAIPQIPSKHQNLTTTKDEELTLTSNEGNDVVGSPLSTHTHTVSALNGLVSQPRKSSARRNAWGNYSYADLITQAIESSPDQRLTLSQIYEWMVRSVPYFKDKGDSNSSAGWKNSIRHNLSLHSRFMRVQNEGTGKSSWWMVNPEGGKGGKAPRRRAVSMDNSNKLIKGARGRAAKKKAALGLQTVQDGSSESLSLSSSLSKWTGSPTSRSSDELDAWTDFRSRTNSNASTVSGRLSPILANELDEALDDQSISPLSPMLYSSPSSLSPSTAPLGLADLALTINLNDGLPDDLMGDLLDDISLTASQQPSGQDADSGGASQTGNSVFTFSCSGSNSSLGVPSSGSYGPLSAIFQLSPPSSSVTSLRQSPMQTIQENHPASFSCLSSRFNHHHHTLQDLLSPETHSGHVSDVMLTHSDPLMSQASASVSLSQNSRRNATLLHKDPIVSTSREGAAGPDSQTSSAPGWQAQASLSTPNREVLCSSKDLDQQAKQLLQHLPSPGGNSSMQLGGSAAHNSTSAQHLGTLQLAAQDRFPVPPIPAELDLDMFNGSLDCDMETIISNELMDADCLDFSFDSSSLLSAAQNANKMSTAGVFSSSKPTSSSRSWVPS